The following coding sequences are from one Panthera leo isolate Ple1 chromosome E1, P.leo_Ple1_pat1.1, whole genome shotgun sequence window:
- the UBALD2 gene encoding UBA-like domain-containing protein 2 isoform X2: MSVNMDELRHQVMINQFVLAAGCAADQAKQLLQAAHWQFETALSTFFQETNIPNGHHHHQMMCTPSNTPATPPNFPDALAMFSKLRASEGLQSGNGPMTAVACSPPANFSPFWASSPPGHQASWIPPSSPTAHSFHHLHHPQPTWPPGAQQGGSQQKAMAAMDGQR, translated from the exons ATGTCGGTGAACATGGACGAGCTGCGGCACCAGGTCATGATCAACCAGTTCGTGCTGGCCGCGGGCTGCGCGGCCGACCAGGCGAAGCAGCTGCTGCAGGCGGCCCACTGGCAGTTCGAG ACCGCCCTGAGCACGTTTTTCCAAGAAACCAACATTCCCAacggccaccaccaccaccagatg ATGTGCACCCCCAGCAACACACCTGCCACGCCGCCCAACTTTCCTGATGCACTGGCCATGTTCTCCAAGCTTCGTGCCTCGGAGGGCTTGCAGAGCGGCAACGGCCCCATGACGGCCGTGGCCTGCTCCCCCCCTGCAAACTTCAGCCCCTTCTGGGCCTCGTCCCCCCCTGGCCACCAGGCCTCTTGGATCCCACCCTCCTCGCCCACGGCCCACAGCTTCCACCACCTGCACCACCCACAGCCCACGTGGCCCCCCGGAGCACAGCAGGGGGGCTCCCAGCAGAAAGCCATGGCCGCCATGGATGGCCAGAGATGA
- the UBALD2 gene encoding UBA-like domain-containing protein 2 isoform X1, which yields MSVNMDELRHQVMINQFVLAAGCAADQAKQLLQAAHWQFETALSTFFQETNIPNGHHHHQMQMCTPSNTPATPPNFPDALAMFSKLRASEGLQSGNGPMTAVACSPPANFSPFWASSPPGHQASWIPPSSPTAHSFHHLHHPQPTWPPGAQQGGSQQKAMAAMDGQR from the exons ATGTCGGTGAACATGGACGAGCTGCGGCACCAGGTCATGATCAACCAGTTCGTGCTGGCCGCGGGCTGCGCGGCCGACCAGGCGAAGCAGCTGCTGCAGGCGGCCCACTGGCAGTTCGAG ACCGCCCTGAGCACGTTTTTCCAAGAAACCAACATTCCCAacggccaccaccaccaccagatg cAGATGTGCACCCCCAGCAACACACCTGCCACGCCGCCCAACTTTCCTGATGCACTGGCCATGTTCTCCAAGCTTCGTGCCTCGGAGGGCTTGCAGAGCGGCAACGGCCCCATGACGGCCGTGGCCTGCTCCCCCCCTGCAAACTTCAGCCCCTTCTGGGCCTCGTCCCCCCCTGGCCACCAGGCCTCTTGGATCCCACCCTCCTCGCCCACGGCCCACAGCTTCCACCACCTGCACCACCCACAGCCCACGTGGCCCCCCGGAGCACAGCAGGGGGGCTCCCAGCAGAAAGCCATGGCCGCCATGGATGGCCAGAGATGA